A window of Candidatus Nealsonbacteria bacterium genomic DNA:
TGAGCTTTTCCGATTTTTTTTCCGGCAAGCTGACATTGATTGATCAAAAAAGCGACGGGTAAAGTTTTTCCCTTAATGACTTTTTTAGCTTTAGGAAATTTCTTCAAAAAATCTCTTTTTAATTTATCTATTCCTATATTTTTAAAAACACTTCCTGCCGACGGTTCTTGAGGGTGCCTTTCTTTCCGATAAATCAAATATTTCTTAGTTGTTTCTTTTATTTTCTTTTTGCTGTTTTTTTCAAGCTTCAGAACAACAGAAAAAATAATAAAATTTCTTTTCTTTTTAAAAATACTTTCTCTGTAACCAAATTGACAGTCTGAATTTTTTATATTTTCTGTTTTTAAGTTTTTAAGATTAAAAACTTCTACCTCCTTAACTACATCTTTTGTTTCTCCTCCAAAAGCTCCTGCATTGCCCCTGACAGCCCCTCCGATTGTTCCTGGAATTCCAGCCGCCCATTCAAAACCGGTCAAGTTTTTTTCTATTGATTTACCAACCAACAGAGATAAAGGTGTGCCGGCCTCAGTAAGGATCTCTGAGCCTTTAATTCGATAATCTGAAAGTTGAATTTTTATTACAATACCCTTGAATCCTTTGTCAGAAACTAACAAATTACTCCCCCCGCCCAGAATAAAAAACGGTAGATTATATCTTTTTGCTATTTTGACAGCTTGAATTAAATCTTTTTTTGTCTCAGCTTTAAAAAAATATCGAGCTGGTCCGCCAATTCTAAAAGTAGTGTAATTTTTCAACAAAATATTTCTCCTTAATCCCGGTAATATTTTTTTTAACTGCTGATAATTTATCTTTACCATTTTTTTATATTCTAACTCTTCCTCCAAAATTTGTATACAAATTTTGGAGACCTCAAGCAAGCCTAATAACCTAAAAACTAAACTCTAAACGTCCAAATTAAAAAGGCCAGGAGAGTTGACTCCGATGCTAAGTCTTTAGTGAGTGCTGGCTCCTGACCCAATTTAACTATATCAAAAGTATATAAAAAAGTAAAAAACCTCGCAAAGCAAGGTCTTTTACCGACTTAGTAAAGTCCCCTGAAAGGGAACACTCACTGATTAAATATTAGCAAACCCGAGGCCTTTTGTCAAGTTATTTTTATCTTCCCAAAATCTCATTCATCTTAACTCTAGTCTTTGGACCAACATAACCGGTACCTTTGGTTAGTCCCCAGTGAGAAAGAATATCTAAGGCATATTTTTCCTGGAAGCGGATAACGGCTTTCTTAGTTAAAGGGCCAAACCAACCAGAAACTATGCCTTCAGGATAAATCTCTTGCCCTTGAGCTTTTAAGAAAATCTGTAAGTATCTGACGTCATCATTTGTCTGGTCATATTCAAGATTAATGATGAATCTGTAATTAGCTGGGATTTCTTCGGTGACCTCCTTTTCCAGGAGTTGAGCTATCTGGGCTTTTAATTGAGCAATCTTGGCTGAGATTTCAACAATCTTAACTTTAAGTTCCTCGATGGTCATCTCAGAAATTGGTTTTTCTTTAGTTTCACCCATTACGGCAAACAAAGAAAAGTGCGAGGTATAAGCAGTGACGGCATTGGTGAGTATGTTGACTTCTGATTTTAGGACTTTCCAGGAGGAGACCTTTTTGTCCCAGAAAA
This region includes:
- the murB gene encoding UDP-N-acetylmuramate dehydrogenase produces the protein MVKINYQQLKKILPGLRRNILLKNYTTFRIGGPARYFFKAETKKDLIQAVKIAKRYNLPFFILGGGSNLLVSDKGFKGIVIKIQLSDYRIKGSEILTEAGTPLSLLVGKSIEKNLTGFEWAAGIPGTIGGAVRGNAGAFGGETKDVVKEVEVFNLKNLKTENIKNSDCQFGYRESIFKKKRNFIIFSVVLKLEKNSKKKIKETTKKYLIYRKERHPQEPSAGSVFKNIGIDKLKRDFLKKFPKAKKVIKGKTLPVAFLINQCQLAGKKIGKAQISRDHPNFIINIGDAQAEDVKKLINLTKKKVKSKFGIILKEEVYFLGF